A stretch of DNA from Hydrogenophaga sp. SL48:
CGGCCTTGCCTTTGGCCAGCGCCATTTCGCACTTCACCTTGCCGTTTTTCCAGTGCAGGTTCAACGGCACCAGCGTGTAGCCCTTTTGTTCGATCTTGCCAATGAGGCGGCGAATCTGCTCACTGTGGAGCAGCAGCTTCTTGGTCCGCACCGAATCGGGGCTGACATGGGTGGATGCGGTGTTGAGCGGGTTGATCTGGCAGCCGATCAGAAACAGCTCACCTTCTCGGATGACCACATAGCCGTCGGTGAGTTGCACCTTGCCTTCTCGGAGGGCTTTCACCTCCCAGCCCTCGAGCACCATGCCGGCCTCGAAGCGTTCTTCAATCGCGTAGTTGAAGAGCGCTTTCTTGTTGT
This window harbors:
- the smpB gene encoding SsrA-binding protein SmpB, with protein sequence MATKPSKTAPIKGVDSRIADNKKALFNYAIEERFEAGMVLEGWEVKALREGKVQLTDGYVVIREGELFLIGCQINPLNTASTHVSPDSVRTKKLLLHSEQIRRLIGKIEQKGYTLVPLNLHWKNGKVKCEMALAKGKAEHDKRDTIKEREGKREVERVMKSRTR